From the genome of Hathewaya histolytica, one region includes:
- a CDS encoding F0F1 ATP synthase subunit delta, with protein sequence MYEYLDKRYALALYEVGEKNGRVEEYLEDLREIVKMVKSDENFVKVIKHPQISTAKKREIFTLAFKNKIDDEVLSFLIILINKGRILYLEEKLKEMEKIYLERHNQLLAEVITAVPLIEVERRMLTRKLESKYDKTIILDEKVDETIIGGVYVRVGDDVIDGTIKSKLKDIEKLILA encoded by the coding sequence ATGTATGAGTATTTAGATAAGAGATATGCTCTTGCTTTGTATGAAGTTGGAGAAAAGAATGGTAGGGTAGAAGAGTACTTAGAAGATTTAAGAGAGATAGTTAAGATGGTAAAATCAGATGAAAACTTTGTAAAAGTCATCAAACATCCTCAAATAAGTACTGCTAAAAAGAGAGAAATTTTTACACTTGCTTTTAAGAATAAGATAGACGATGAAGTACTTTCTTTTCTAATAATCCTTATAAATAAAGGTAGAATACTTTATTTAGAAGAAAAATTAAAAGAGATGGAAAAGATATATTTAGAAAGACATAACCAGCTTTTAGCAGAGGTTATAACAGCTGTTCCGCTAATTGAAGTGGAAAGACGCATGTTAACAAGAAAACTAGAAAGTAAATATGATAAAACAATAATTTTAGATGAAAAGGTAGATGAAACTATTATAGGTGGAGTCTATGTAAGAGTCGGTGATGACGTGATAGATGGGACAATTAAATCCAAACTTAAGGATATTGAAAAACTCATATTGGCTTAG